The sequence below is a genomic window from Ipomoea triloba cultivar NCNSP0323 chromosome 10, ASM357664v1.
aatccactttcttgagtccatgctccacttgctacttttggtaaaagttagtctttttaaattctcattgatcctcgttctagggaataagaccaactttggattagtgcaccttctatccgtttgttgtggaattctgatgtggcatccacttctggcacctccttaatattttatctccatgatattcttcttctccaaactttattcatgcttcctgaccgtcattcagccttttggagaaatgtcagtttatcgagaccaagattgatgtctcgattgtttgatgtcttgatccccatgtatcgagagatctatctctcgaactctgcttatgtctcgaactgggttgttgtacggagagatcctatctctcggactctgcttatgtctcgagacttagttgatgtctcgcagacccttattcctccagtgtcgtcccgtgccttcttctgatctatgtataagattacaacacgagactttctaagatgttcacacaagtttaccttaagcttaaatattttccgagttgagctcaagttacccggttgtattttcgctcttagtttacttgtcgaacttacattgattcctatctttcgagacttaggggattctaaaatacattttggtatcatcaaaatctaatacattatgttcctaacaagctTTTTCTCATCAAGATCATTTATCTCCATTAATAGCTTTATGAACCGAGCCTCCATTTCAGTTATGGACTCCTTCGGGTTTAGTTTGAaatcttcaaacttcttcatggcaatggttagcttgttctccttttcttgCTCATCTCCATCACCTATCAGCATAAGCACATCCCAGATGTCTTTAGcggttttgcactttctcactctTGGAAACAATGATTCGTCCAGAGCTTTGTAGAGTATATCCTTCGCTATATTGTCAAGATTTACTCGAGTTCTCTCTTCAGTAGTAAGTAAGGATTTCTCCTTTGGTATCATCTCTGGTGAAGTTGGATCGGTGGCAACACGATTGGGGTTAACTTGTAGTATCTGAATGGGTCCATCAGTTATTacgtcccacatctcatcatgcatggcagacaagtgagcctgcacgtcccacatctcatcatgcatggcagacaagtgagcctgcatgcgcactttccaatcatcaaacgcagacaagtgagcctgcatgcgcactttccaatcatcaaacttaTCCAGGTGAGCCTGCATGCGcactttccaatcatcaaacttatccaggttaaacataagaaaatgcctatgatgttccattttagacatagtgcaaagttttaaaaaaaattgatgaaattttcaAAGAGGATCACCAGGCAGCATACACAGAGTGTTCACCGTTCAGGGTAACTAgctctaataccacttgttggtcccggtggtaacgatatgagtctagaaggggggggggttgaatagactcaagggtttttgaaaactttttgaaCAAGAGAGTTAAACGCAGCGGAgagattatatcaaattttagtttaactttgcacttaggtttttcttgtaaaagatGTTAGGTTTGAGTGGtgtatgcaatgcaatacgtaaaataaaaggagagagagagagagagagagagtttttatagtggttcggctgtttactaagcctactccactcttcttcacaacacgtgaaggtttgcactataaactcctttatagtacaatctccgttacaacaagctcctttgatcactaagcccggcagtcttgttgttgtaggtttttcaactttctccaagtttactccgcctctttctacttcacttgtagagatggttgaaaagtttatgaatatcacactgaaaaTTTTTTACTTGAATGACAATATTTCGCGTGTTCCAACCCCTTttaaagtgagatgggacaagggtatttataggtggaatttcagatccgttggagggaaagtgaaattcaaaacctattgtccagtgtgtaatatccaatgggtattgttttctcctttttcagaatgtcagtactttctagccgtttgtccacttttgtgtgAGGACAAAGTGTCTTTTGTtcctcaaaaaggtgacaatcattaaatgctccttgggatcgttgcatgtgacccaaaatgacattcagctatacccattctcaaggcagtagataagacaacttatcagagaatgtctttgccttggttgtgagAGAATGATTgtccttatcatttctcttaaactCCTCAAGTCAATCATACTCTTGATTGCTCGGTTATAAGAGCTTGGCCCTTCCAGATTTCGGCCTAAGATCttagtcttcggttcttcaacttttcgtgtcttcgagtcttcgagtcttcgatCGAAGTCTTCATGACTTCGGTATGTAAGACTCAAAATCCTTCGTAAACTAAGGATTCGGTTACCTTTTAAGACTAAGATAAACGCATACTCATCTAAGAAAAATTGGGGGTCTCCTCGTatagtttggtatcatcaaaatcaacaactcggggttcctaacatgCCAACAaactaattcggttcccattcgccatccttgagagacacgacactcggggagtcttgactcttcgttttaccacttccaccCTTCACCTTCACAACTCACCCCATACACACagcttgtcaaaatggcgccgttatcggggatggcaaacggttcttgaattgtgttgacatctttgaagtagaattttaagagttcttgaattgctttctttctNTGCATGGCAGACAAGTGAGCCTGCATGCGcactttccaatcatcaaacttatccaggttaaacataagaaaatgcctatgatgttccattttagacatagtgcaaagttttaaaaaaaattgatgaaattttcaAAGAGGATCACCAGGCAGCATACACAGAGTGTTCACCGTTCAGGGTAACTAgctctaataccacttgttggtcccggtggtaacgatatgagtctagaaggggggggggttgaatagactcaagggtttttgaaaactttttgaaCAAGAGAGTTAAACGCAGCGGAgagattatatcaaattttagtttaactttgcacttaggtttttcttgtaaaagatGTTAGGTTTGAGTGGtgtatgcaatgcaatacgtaaaataaaaggagagagagagagagagagagagtttttatagtggttcggctgtttactaagcctactccactcttcttcacaacacgtgaaggtttgcactataaactcctttatagtacaatctccgttacaacaagctcctttgatcactaagcccggcagtcttgttgttgtaggtttttcaactttctccaagtttactccgcctctttctacttcacttgtagagatggttgaaaagtttatgaatatcacactgaaaaTTTTTTACTTGAATGACAATATTTCGCGTGTTCCAACCCCTTttaaagtgagatgggacaagggtatttataggtggaatttcagatccgttggagggaaagtgaaattcaaaacctattgtccagtgtgtaatatccaatgggtattgttttctcctttttcagaatgtcagtactttctagccgtttgtccacttttgtgtgAGGACAAAGTGTCTTTTGTtcctcaaaaaggtgacaatcattaaatgctccttgggatcgttgcatgtgacccaaaatgacattcagctatacccattctcaaggcagtagataagacaacttatcagagaatgtctttgccttggttgtgagAGAATGATTgtccttatcatttctcttaaactCCTCAAGTCAATCATACTCTTGATTGCTCGGTTATAAGAGCTTGGCCCTTCCAGATTTCGGCCTAAGATCttagtcttcggttcttcaacttttcgtgtcttcgagtcttcgagtcttcgatCGAAGTCTTCATGACTTCGGTATGTAAGACTCAAAATCCTTCGTAAACTAAGGATTCGGTTACCTTTTAAGACTAAGATAAACGCATACTCATCTAAGAAAAATTGGGGGTCTCCTCGTatagtttggtatcatcaaaatcaacaactcggggttcctaacatgCCAACAaactaattcggttcccattcgccatccttgagagacacgacactcggggagtcttgactcttcgttttaccacttccaccCTTCACCTTCACAACTCACCCCATACACACagcttgtcaaaatggcgccgttatcggggatggcaaacggttcttgaattgtgttgacatctttgaagtagaattttaagagttcttgaattgctttctttctttttgtttgttttattttcttatttttgttacttgattagagaagtgagcttatttatcttgaacatatcttgtgctcacttgcaactacttttagttgcgaaATATTTGTTGCTTGTTAAGCTTGCGCAGGAAATTTTCTACTACTAACCACTTGAAGCTTACAAATGAGTGCTTATCCGTattcccatggttacccataccatggaagaccatacACAAGAAATATTCCACCTCAAACCTATGAACAACACCCATAATACTATCCAATTCCTTATTTATACCCAccattacaatatatatacccACCTTACCCAAACACTTTCACTTATCCGAACTACGAGCCATATCCTTGTGCTACATCCTCTATGCTTAATTACAAGAGAATTGAGAAacctacataccaaaatggagaggaatcTCTTAGTTCAATAGCGGAGAAtattaacaaccgacttattcaagtcatgaaggagattgatccaAGTTGTGAACCGGCATTAAAGGCCACATTTCCTTCAACCGTTGAACCTCTACTTCATTATAACCCTCCATCAAACCATCAACCTGAGAGATAtaggtattctcattcttacaccaatactagctattcacccccaccacaacaaaatgataaatatttttatgaaacaccaccttttgcTCAAAATTTCACCCAACCTATACCATCTTATGAAAACCTTCCACCGGTCAATGAtgaaatccaaatcttgaaaGAAAAAGTAGAAATGTTCATACAAATGGCCAAGGAAGATACCATCAATCTAAGAAATGAGATTAGAagcgaaatgaagaagaatcttgTTGCTCTTcgtgaggaaggacttccactggaTGAAATCGAGACCAAAATGCTATCTATGTCGGAAGAGCTTATGAAGAGAATGCTACCAATAGATCACCTGACAATGGAAACCGACCAACAAGAGAGTGACAAGATGGAAAAGCCGATTAATGATGAAGAGGTGAGTGTCCAAGAATGCACAGAACTTGAGACCCTGGTACTCCAAGAAGTTTCGACTCTTGAGTTGAACACGCAACaatggggagagattgagagtgaagatGAGGATAATATTGAAATAGTGTGGGAAGACGAAAAACCCACACAAGGTAAAACTCTCACTCCAACTCTAATTGAATATTCTTAtgatgtttgtgaggatgactcctttGCGATTTATAATGATAATCTTGATAAGTGTGAAAAAGTTTCCTTTTGTCCATGGGAATGTGATTCCTTACAATTTTGTGatgatttggggagtgaggatgatatcaattctttttattcttgtgaaagtgaGATCTGCGAATTTGATGATTCGGGAGAGGGTGTAGACACTTCACGAGAGATAGATGGTGGTGAGTGTGTTCACTGGGAAGCTTTTAAGGACAACTTTTTGAGGGATGGAATCCATAACGAGAAAGGAGAAGAGAGGCTTGCTATCCTTAAACAACATAGGGTAGTACCCCTTGTTTGTTTATCAATACAATATGCTTTCCCCTTCTTTGCTTtcgaattcaaggatgttacccatcttgggacataccttgaagctaaagttcacgggacgcttggtaaggtcccaaaatctgtgtgccttgaaggataggccacactaCGTCTGGCTAGGAGACGTAAAAcaatggcgcacttgggaggcagtcccaatgttatcttacattcctttaagtttttcttattatctataatatacttttctttatcgttatttcaataatgtttctataacctcggttgagctaacaagtacagatcatCAACCCGAGAGTTACAAATTGCCCACAATCGATCGACAATCATCATCATTAACAAAGGGAGGAAGGGAAATCAAGGTAAAGTTTTGCACATAACGCCTTCCGCGCCTGCTACCACGCGTGTAAGTAGGCGTGGAACATTTCCAGTAAGTtgccacgccactcacacgcgtgtgagcaggcgtagAAATGAACCAGAAcgctcccacgcccaccaccacgcgtggtgacgtGCGTGGACGAGCACCAGATTTTTCGCGGAATTTTCACGCGAAGTAGTTTAAAACCCTTCCCTACCCCATTTCTTCACCACCACGAGCTAAAGTCTCCCTCAAGCTAAAAATACACAACTCtaaagcatttccttccaagtttttcaacttcttttgATCTTcctaagtcatttccaaggtaagaacatattcccttttgctatttacttgtttaatgaagaacttacTCTCCTTAAagcatatctccatgggtttttcttgtttaagatttttcttgagatatattgttgtGAAATGACTTAGTAGACTTGTAAtaggcctacattgcttctatacgctagaaattccatgttttaccatctctttgtgactagatcttgaaattgtttgatttgggtattctcttgtcatgatgagatccttgatgatatagtgagcatggtggacaaagtttgcaactttcctactctctAGGCACTACATTGTTATATCCAACTtgttatttggtccaattttaactttcatattttttccatttttcaacctcaagctagtctagaggaagaagatgaatttGACCAtttgttgaccttttgactatgagttGAGTATGGAATAGAATGACCTAATCCTTGCATATgtatgatagaattgttgatgaatACTGAAGGTTTGTGTAAGtggtgagtgtgaatgtgaaggagGTAtgaagggtgttaaaacgaagagtcatgaactccccgagtgtcgtatctctcgtgGATGGCaatttggagaatatacggctttgctaccttggtttgtttgaataacgttaagatggatcatgtggattttggtaaaaaggaTTTGTTAAGAGGGAAAAAGGGTAATGAAACAAAGAagtaaacaaagggaaataaaggcggatggggctaagatatcatggagattggttaaaATTGCaaggtagagtattgatttcccTTGAGTTACGGTTGAacgagcttggaacattgtcctgagtggcgtcacactcaagctcccaatcctcagtcggttggggaattttatcaaacactttgtctacaagttccctccggatctcatcttctcagattgagagcgggagatgtgggtagtgggctacatctctttgcgatatctcgccaaagagatgatcctatactcttggagagatcggggctctcgatccaacaagatcatacaagaaCATACACACagattcaacattccccaaagaaatcaaaactcattaatcaaattagatcataaacaccaatcatccattcaatctagcccctatcctagggattagcctctcataggctttaacaacattaaagcatcaaaatagaaaagcatatctataagatcaatataaaaagcaaacaactttaaggaaaaaggaaaggcaaGAGAAAACCAtagagaaaacaagtctttaatgaaagaagttacccaaaagatcttcaaagctatggagatctagttctcttctccaagagctcctcctcctctcctAATCCTcactaaacctaacctaaaaatgtagaatagaaaatgtgacaaaagactccctaaacctagctgaaatgtcccttaaatactaaaacatcgcgcagattttctggtgccgccccacgtctgccacacgcgtgtggactggcgtggacggttactagAATATTTccatgttggtcccaaggggatggggtacaagtctagagggggggggggaatagacttgtataagattttgcaaatcttttcaacctctcgtgtgtattgaactcaggatgtttaggttcgatacctcacgaggtgaagacaaagttttatgcgcagcggaaaagttatccccttttagttagcacgagtttgagttagttcgagaggtgtgtttatatgcagtgcaatcgagaggttagcgagagataaatacagaaagtaaatgcgagagagattttaagtggttcggccaacccgcctacgtccactcttcttccagaaactccctggaaggattgcactaaacttccctttttagtacaatgtcgagcgcttgagctttgatcacgaagccgcctcaagcctcaggtttttcgccccgcttcttgttactcacctatcgagcacttgagctttgatcaccaagcccgcctcaagtcTCAGGATCTTCACAGATCTCCAGGTTACTcccctctcctcaggtttttctcccgcttccagttactccacctctcgagcacttgagctttgatcaccaagccgcctcaagcctcaggatcttcactagacagctgccaggttactccgcctcttcttgcttaatccaaagcaaggacctttggttgtcacagttgaatgtaacaagctccaatctaccaaaagctatcgttgaatcaacttcgatgtagagcagcttcgtcaccttctagatgtatagcagtttaagctttgtaactctctcaaacactaagatgtgtttctcgctattttgaatatcaggatgatattccgaattgagctcaggcacttgaacgtttgaatagACACcccttaagattttcgaatcgaaCCGTTCTCTTACGAAAGTTCCCCCTTCGCTCCTCTGTTCTTTTATtgatctgtgtcttcacgtcctttttatattaaatattttccgagttgagctcaagttacccggttgtattttcgctcttagtttacttgtcgaacttacattgattcctatcttttgagacttaggggattctaaaatacattttggtatcatcaaaacctaatacattatgttcctaacaatttccccctttttgatgatgccaacacttatacttactctatatggctgatttgatagaggttaaacatagattttattttcagcgcatatggtaagtttgacaattattctactaaagcatgaataagcaaattcacacaacacccccagcaaaagatatatatatatttaagattaagggaatgtttacatagcTGAGCTTAGTAGAAGAATTTAAACCAAGAATATATAgaaccaagaacaacataaacagcaatacactgtaataagatggagtttgggccacgagagcttacttcttgttgttggcttccctcttcttgttaatagcttctcgtgtcttgatggggtctttcggatttaccaggcttatgtattcgtctgtaacatctagatgcctgtagtttctgtaagcttcccccacgaattctccatcaatcactccatctttccaccatgcaatgcattcttctggagacatattgctgtgaacagatattccagtgatcttcagaagcttgaatatctccagagtcagtttttgttcagtatcttccctgctcccaaacttaaagtttgtcatgacaaggtcgatttttctttcttcttctgactgttgttcttgtcttcttcttctcctttctctgtcctcttctctccttttctccatttccagtgtacgctggacccttaagatttctgctcttttcgcttcctccagttgtttactcaatgattttggaacttttggaggaggtccagctggttcacttgctgcccttttcttgccagttgtattttccccctttttccctttattttcccccttggtggcatcatcagtacgggaaaggagggtggacatacct
It includes:
- the LOC116033114 gene encoding uncharacterized protein LOC116033114 — encoded protein: MHDEMWDVITDGPIQILQVNPNRVATDPTSPEMIPKEKSLLTTEERTRVNLDNIAKDILYKALDESLFPRVRKCKTAKDIWDVLMLIGDGDEQEKENKLTIAMKKFEDFKLNPKESITEMEARFIKLLMEINDLDEKKLVRNIMY